In Pseudomonadota bacterium, a genomic segment contains:
- a CDS encoding ATP-dependent Clp protease proteolytic subunit → MHTIVPTVIEQTARGEREYDIYSRLLKHRIIFLGDEIDEVTARLVVSQLLYLEQEDPDKDIDIYINSPGGSVTAEMAIYDCMQLVKCDVSTICMGAAMSAASTILVAGTKGKRYALPHARIMIHQPLQHGIGGQATDVEIQARELVKMREIGEEIVALHTGQPIEKVRADMERDTFLSAQEALEYGIIDKIIGKDSR, encoded by the coding sequence CTGCACACCATCGTCCCCACGGTGATCGAGCAGACTGCGCGCGGCGAGCGCGAGTACGACATCTACTCCCGTCTCCTGAAGCACCGCATCATCTTCCTGGGCGACGAGATCGACGAGGTCACGGCGAGACTGGTCGTCTCGCAGCTGCTGTATCTTGAGCAGGAAGACCCCGACAAGGACATCGACATCTACATCAATTCCCCCGGCGGATCGGTGACCGCCGAGATGGCGATCTACGACTGCATGCAGCTCGTGAAGTGCGACGTCTCCACGATCTGCATGGGCGCGGCGATGTCAGCGGCCTCGACCATTCTGGTGGCGGGCACGAAGGGCAAGCGCTACGCCCTGCCCCACGCCCGCATCATGATCCACCAGCCCTTGCAGCATGGCATCGGCGGCCAGGCCACCGATGTAGAGATCCAGGCGCGCGAGCTGGTGAAGATGCGCGAGATCGGCGAAGAGATCGTGGCGCTCCACACCGGACAGCCCATCGAGAAGGTTCGGGCCGATATGGAGCGCGACACGTTCTTGTCGGCCCAGGAGGCCCTTGAGTACGGCATCATCGACAAGATCATCGGCAAGGACAGTCGGTAG